Part of the Antechinus flavipes isolate AdamAnt ecotype Samford, QLD, Australia chromosome 2, AdamAnt_v2, whole genome shotgun sequence genome is shown below.
TGAAAGTTCTTGCTCTCGTTGCTTAAAGCGAGCTAACTGTCATAATGTTACAAATATTACCCTTTTCCTAGTTATCTGCTTTGCAAGGTCACCTATTTGGTCCAGGGTTTTCTTAAACCGAGGTACACGATAGAGAGTTGGGCCTTTCAAGAGGCCTCTGTGTAATTCCAGGCGCCTCCGCCAGGGGCCGCCGCCGCTCCCCTATGACACAGCAACAATAGGGACCGCTCTGCTCCGCCAGACTCTGCGTGGTGATGGGGCTTCCTCTTCGCGCTGTGGGGTCGGCGGAATGAGCCGGcggtggggaggagaaagaggggagagagaggagagggaggagggagaccgggagaaggggaaaaatgatgGACGGCTGCTCAAACCAATCGGTCTCACGGAAGCGCCGGTAGAGCGACTGTACAAGCCCAATCAGCACGAAGAACGAAGGGAGGGCGGAGCAATAAGAGATTTCCGGCCGGGCCGGCAGCTGCAGAGGAGGAAGAGCGAGCTGTAGTCACTGCTTCACCCACAGTCCGCACCCCAGGCCCCAGGTAAGGGGAGATGGCTCCTGGAGGCCCGAGGCCCAGCCCGACCGAAATCTAGAGTCGGGATCCGGGACGGTCGAGGAGAGGGGCTGTGGAGGAACGGTTTGGGCGGGCGGGGGCTGGTGACGGCGGCCGGGTGGGGGAGGTGGAGGCGGGGGCTGGGGAGGGTTTCCCCTGGCTGGGGCAGCGGGGAGGGGGGAAGTGAGAGGGGCGCGTGGAAGCCGGGTCGGTCGTAGCTGAGCCCCAGGTGACTACAGGTTGGGAATGGGAGGTCAAGGCCAGATCGTGGGCTGGGGGCACAGAGTGGCTgtgtggaggaggaggagctTTGGGGGTGGGACTGAGGAAGGCTTCCTCACTTTAAAGCCGATCCAGGCAACTTACAATTCACGGACTGACTGACCACCCCTTTACTCAGTATCttccagccccctccccccaaagcaCCTCCTCTTCCACTTTTTTGCTTGTGTTTTCGTCCAGTCATGCAGCATTTATGCTGAGCGCTAGGGAGTCTTTCTTCAAAAATATCTTGTCCTGTTTGTGTTCTGTCAATTACTTCCTAGACTTCTGTGTAGTCTCTAAGCCTTGCTGTGTCAGTCCCGAGGGGAGCAGGGTAGGCTGTGTGCCCTAACCTCCACCGAGTGTAATGAATGGTCCCTTTTGGGAGGAAGAATTGGTGTTTTTGTGTTGTCTTGAATCCCCGTTCTTTCCCAACACTTGATTTATTAAGAACCTTTAAAAGAACAGTTTCAGAAGAAAGTTTATGCATGTGAAACTGTGTCTACTCAGTTTATCTAATTGCAGTAACAAGACGTTCTTTGGTGGGtaacttttctttaaagaaaattagagattgtGAGAAAAAAGTTAGACATTGTTTATTCTGTAAACATTTCTTTTGAGTCTGTATGCCAGACACTACCGAGATGTggggaatagaaaaaatatttactttcctAAAGGAACTTAACTTTTACAGAAATTCTCAAGGAAACATCAAGATACAAAGTGTTtatttcccccacacacacacacaccttttttttttaaagcatagaaTAACATGGATTGTAGGaaagagttctgtatttgaatcagagaacctgaattTGACTCCTAGCTCCACTTACTTTTCTGTGGCAGTTGGCCTctgagctttaatttcttcatctgtaaattggtgATAGGGGATAAGGGGGagtagatttgatttctttaaggCCCTTTTTAACTGTGTATGTATGATCATATGACTTTGGGGggataaaattttttaatgtgatttggGCACATACAAAATTTGCTAGTTGTCTTTGGTAAAATGTTTCCAAATTCCTGATGTTCAAGTCTTTGTCTTGATATTGAAGGTTACTGAAACTTGGGTgtgtttttaatagatttttattgtaCTTAGGATTATAATTTCAGTATgtgattcttttatcttttttggatATGTGAAAGGATGTAGTTGGGATGTAGATTGCTGTTTATTTTCCAACAAAACTGTGTAAGATGAGCTGCTTCATACTCACCTTCACTCTGAGCTGTGATATTACCTAATATTGTTCAAAAGGGCTAATTTTCAGTGCTGGtactattaatatttaatatgtaaaatacatattgGAGAAGTTTTACAATTAGGACAGTattgtatagaaaaaaatataagatgtaagtttctgtttttctcctgtTTCAGAATGACTTCAGGTGCTTTGTTCCCAAGCCTAGTCCCAGGCTCCCGGGGCTCATCCAGCAAATACTTGGTGGAGTTTCGGGCAGGAAAAATGTCATTGAAAGGAACTACAGTTACCCCAGATAAACGGAAAGGGCTTGTATACATTCAGCAAACTGATGATTCCCTCATTCATTTCTGTTGGAAAGATAGAACTTCTGGTAATGTAGAAGATGTGAGTATTCAGTAATTTTTAAGTTAAAgtgaaaaaacttaaaaacttttctttaaaaaaaatttattgtatCCTTTTAAACATTGAAATGTCTCTTTAAAAAATGGTAGCACTTATTTGTAGTCTGAATTAAGTAACCTtgtcaaatcacttaaatcttttGTTTCTCCATGGGAATTGTATTTCAGAGGTCCTCTGAGGACTCTTCCAACTCTAAGTCTCTGATCTTATGATCTATAATATCTGAAGataaatttagatttgattttaataGTCAGCAAAATGAATTGCTAATTGCTTTACATTTAGTTTCAAGACTTCTTAAGAGGTGGTTTTCAGCAGCATCCTTTTGAAGTGGGTTCAAGATAGATTTAGTCTAATCTTTCAGTAATCCTTTATCTATGTTTTGTCCAGGacttaattatttttcctgatGACTGCGAATTTAAGCGAGTACCTCAGTGCACTACTGGTAGAGTATATGTGTTGAAGTTCAAAGCAGGATCAAAGCGACTCTTCTTTTGGATGCAGGTTAGTGAAATTTTTCACTAACATCCTTTTTATTTGAGTTCTTTTAGCCATGGATTTGGTTGTAACATGGGTTGATCATTAccatctcttcccttcctccacttcAATAAAATGATACTTATTCTGTAATAGATCTGATATTGTATTAGGTTCTTATCATGAGCATTCTTGGGTACAGGGCACAAATCTGGATGTTGATAGTCAAGATTTTCCTTGTGGAAATAACTTGAAAAGCAGATAAAGCCAAAGAATAAGTATGAGAAAGATGGTAATTAGGCACTGCAGAGATAATTTTGGATCTTACATTTTTTAGAAATATCATGTTAATGACCCCAGTTCTCTTTCTACAGGAGCCCAAGACTGAGAAGGATGAGGAACATTgcagaaaagtaaatgaatatttgaatAACCCACCTATGCCAGGAGCTTTGGGTGCAAGCGGAAGTGGAGGCCATGAACTTTCAGCACTTGGAGGTAGTTActtctttttcaatttgatagttgaaaacattttcaaaatgatcTAACTTCTCAGTGCTATGGGCCAGGGTTTttgcacttttcttttttctttttttttttttttgctgttgttaaaACAGTGGGCTGACCACTGTATTTGAAATCAGCAAAGACCTAGGTTTCCTTCCTGTCTCTCACCCTCATTAGTTGTATAATtgaaggcaagtcacttaacatttttcaTCCTGTTTCCTCACTGGGTTGTTATATGAgcatcaaatggaaaaaagtatgTGTGTGGGTGGATGTTTGTAATTAAAGGGTTTTTTACAGATCTTCTGTAAATGTCATCTGTTTATGTCATTGCTAGTACTAAGAGTTTGGATAgatttatgatttccctttttaGTATACTGTTTACATGCCACTAACAAAATACtattatagctaatatttcttgtttaataggattttaaaattttaggcaGTTGACTGCTGATGTCAAGTCACATTAGATGAATTCCAAATAAGATGTATTAAAATAAGTAGGATTTCAGAGATAATTAACACAAGGTTCTAGATAAGCCATCAGTTATAATGATTCTTGAGCAATTTGTttactaggaaatgttaaatacaTATAAACCCTATACTCATTTAGCTATTGATAGAAATCTTTTGGTGAGAAGATGATATTGTATATTACATATAAGGAGTCTTTGTGTAAGACTTAAAAGATCCTGTACTAAATGACTTTTGAGTTCTTTATCAAGATTGATCTTTGGTTTGGTTTATGAAAGCCCGGGTAGTGTgtcttaaattgtttttgtttttcaggtgAAGGTGGTTTGCAGAGCCTTCTGGGTAACATGAGTCATAACCAGCTCATGCAACTTATTGGACCAACTGGCTTGGGAGGACTTGGTAAGATTTCAGATTCTTGCTCTAAGAAAGTGGGACTGTTCTTCACTTAGTTGAGCCCTCAGATTATTATCGTTTCTCAGCAATTTGTTTTTTACTgggaagtgttttttaaaaaaaaaaaaaacaaaaaaaaaaaactatgctcaTTTTGCTGTACTGGATGTCTGTCAGTGAAGAGGTGATACGGTTTGGTTAAGAGTGCTCTTTTTGAATTCAGAAAACCGGGGTTTGAATCCTAGATTTGCCACTTCATATTTATGTGATCTCCATCAAGTCACTTCATGTCACTAGGCCTAAAAAAActagagggttggactagatgatctagCCCCTTTTGGGTGTAAAATGTTGAATGATTTGAAGGTGAGATTGTATTTTCCGTGTAAGCTACCTTGCTTGCTATATAGAATAAAGTAGTTGGGAAGTAGGCCCTTAACAGAGTGCTTTCTAGTGGCCACAAGTGGGGAACCAGTTCTATTTAATAAGAAACAAATCTGAGTCCAACTTGCGAGATGGAGATCTTTATCCTAAATCGCTTTTTCTGTCAAGAAGTTTGgcttttttaaaagccaaagttttttatttgttttatttacacTCTTAAAATACCAGGAAGCATTTGACCCCACGCTCTGCATCCATTTTGCAATGATAATTGATTCTTATCTTTTCATTAAAGGCAATCCCCTCAAGACCTCAATTAGAAACACTACTCTGATATagtttgactttctttgtatgtaCCCAAAGTCcctttatgtctttaaaaatagtTCGCAATTTAGATTGATTTTATCCTTAATCATAGGGCTCATAAGATTgagttgaaaggaaccttaaaTGTCATCATCTAGTTTAACCCttttatttaatagatgaggaaactgaggcccagagattattaaagtgacttatccagggtcacacaggtaagtgagagagctaggatttgaaaccaagtcttctgactcccaaaACTCCCACATAAATAAATTGCAGTTGTAAAGATTTCTCATTACAAGAAAACAAGATTGATGGATGATGTGACTCTCATTTCCATTGAGAATTGTGGCCAATTTGGGACAGCACCATCTCTTCACTACTATTCTTGTTTGGAAAGTTCTGTGAAATGACACTAGCTCAGGAGAGGATATTGTATGAACTAgtggttatttcatttttctttagttcAGAAGTCTTTGACATATTTCTTATATTCAAAGATTACATGCTCTTGATCACAAATCTAGTTACTGTTATCTTCCGATTCAGAATTTTTATAGAAACTGTCATTGAATATCAGTATTAAGGGAGAAGCAGCACATGAATTTTTTGATTTAATGCTTGTTTCCTCACTGTAGGTGGGCTTGGTGCACTGACAGGTCCTGGTCTGGCTAGCTTATTAGGGAGTGGAGGGCCTCCAACAAGCAGCTCTTCATCAAGGTGAGACTTTCAGGCAGCCtttggtttttggttttctggatacttaatttttagaaaattactCTTAATGTTTAGTGCCTTAGGCACTTGAAAATCTTGCTTGAAAACAAATCAGGGAGTGAATATTTGTGTTTACTAAAGGTTTCATTGTTACTATAATACATAGGCTTTCCCTTAAAGTACTTAAAATGAGATTGAATTTTCACATTACTCCTCAGTTTTGCTTTAAAGCAAGAAAGATGCATATTACCTATCATTGATGTTATTTATGGTTTCAGCTCCCGGAGCCAGTCAGCTTCTGTAACCCCATCTTCCACCTCTTCTTCCGCTCGTGCTACACCAGCACCCAGTGCTCAAGCAATTGCCTCTGCAACTAGTCCAAGTCCTGCACCGAGTTCAGGTAATGGAACCAGCACAGCAACAAGCCCAACCCAGCCCATTCAACTGAGTGACCTTCAGAACATTTTAGCTACTATGAATGTGCCATCTGGGGCAGGAGGCGGACAGCAAGGTAAACGTTTTTTCGTTGACTGAAAGCTGTTGGGGTGAAGGTGCCTGCTGCTCCCCTGTTCTTTCAAGGGGATTGGGAAGGCATGTCCTTAGTGAAAGTGTTCTCTATGGCACTGTTGGTTTGCAAGTCACCCTGGTAAAGGCTAAATGTTCCTAATAAGAGTTGAGCTTGAGACTTCTTGCCAAACAGAATGAAACCATTGGCCAGAAGCAGGAGTCAGTGAAGAGATTTCTCCCATTGAGCCTCACTGGGTGATTTAGCTGCTTATAGTCTTGATATCCATGAAATGTGACACTCCGTTCCCCATTAAGCAGCAAATAGTAAATTCCAAACAacttatagttttgttgttataTCCTAGTTGACTTGGCCAGTGTACTAACTCCAGAGATCATGGCTCCTATTCTGGCCAATGCTGAAGTCCAAGAGCGGTTGCTGCCTTATCTTCCCTCTGGAGAATCTCTTCCACAGACTGCTGAAGAGATTCAGAACACACTGACCTCTCCTCAGTTTCAGCAGGTAGGAGTATGGCCATCTCCAACGGTCAGATAGCTAAGCTTTACATTGCGTTTCAGATTTCCTAGCTCTCATCCCATATTGATGGTGGagctccctttcctccccctcttctttctcttttgagtTGCAAGAAATTTTATATGCAGTGCTCATTGGGAGATTTTGTAATCATGTGATTCACTAGCTTAGGCCTGCCCCCTGTGGGTCTTTAGGCATTCTCTCTTGTCTCCTAGGTGACATTACATAAGTGTTCAGAAACGATGGTTCCCTCCACTGTCACAGCTTGGTGCGAGCTGGCGCAGTCTCAGTATCTTGTATATAAGGTTGATATTTGATTAATTTCCTTGGAGAGCTGGGCTTAGGTATATGTTAGGACAAAAACTGAAGtttaatggatttaaaaaaatcagaaagttttaatcatttttcatgaATGCCCTTCATTTACAGGCATTAAGTATGTTCAGTGCTGCCTTAGCCTCAGGACAGCTTGGCCCACTTATGAGTCAGTTTGGTTTACCAACTGAAGCTGTAGATGCAGCAAATAAGGGAGGTAagtacctttttttccccttcccttaaaTGAAATACTTCTTCAAGATTTGAAGAATTCTTACATAACAGTTAAAACTTTACAGCCTAAATTATGTAATGAtttgtttaaaaacatttctcttgGATAAGAACATTCAGAGAATGCTTCATTTTAGCATGTCTGACAAAATTGATTTGCTTAATGGAGCAAATTGTAATTTCTCTTCAGCCTCATTTGTGTgggttttaaaaattgttgtaaCCTAAATAGTATTTACAGATTTTTGAGAAATctgcattttcattttaattccctTTTGTCAAAGCAACTTGGCTGATTATTAAAGTGTTCTCAGGGGGCAAGAACTGATGATgatattttttaatgatattttagaTGTTGAAGCATTTGCCAAAGCCATGCAGAACAATGCCAAGTCAGACCAAAAGGAAGGAGATGCAAAGGACAAGAAAGACGAAGAGGAAGATATGAgtttagattaaattatttgctgtcttttaAGATATTGGAAATTCTTAGTAATAATTAAGTGACTTCAGTAGTGTCACTAGTTTATTGCATACACTCATGCCTACATTCAGCCCTACAAAATAAAGGACTTTTCTTTTATCTGCCAACTCTAGTTTTTGTGTGTGCCAGAAATAGGAGGAGTAATTACCAAATGCTTTTTTGCCTAGTCTTCAGATAGAAATTATCTGTGAAGAAATATTTTGTTAGATCATGGAGAGCTAGAGCTGAGTGCCAGGATGTTGGTCATGTACATCCTGGTAGTGTCTGCAGGCAGGGCTGGAACCTTGCTTAACAAATTTTTCCTGGGCAACATCTAGTAAATTACATGTACCATGTGAAAGTTGCAAGGTCAACTTTCTAGagcaaataaactttttttttccagatgtggCTCCATCACTTTGATTTAAAGCACATCTTCCTAAacatacttctttttaaaaaaaatcattttgagtgCTTCAGATGCATCTGGAGACACAGCTTGGTTGCTTAAAGAGATTTTTCAAAGTCTTCTAAACAAGAAGCAgactttttaaactaaaaatacTAAAGGTATGTGCGCAGTGAAATTAAACAAAGATTAGATGCTTGACAAAGCACCTAGCTTAATGTCATGATATCTGATGTTGCCATCAAGCCCTTTCCGATCAAGTagacaggattttttttcccatttcatttcacTAACCAGTATTCAAAAtaagcatatttcttttttttcttttttttattatttttgctttcaaaAGGCTGTACCAGTGATTTACAAAGCTTTCATTCTATACTGAAAAAAGGTGGAAAGGGTCATAATTGAAACTCAttgaaagataataaaagattaacccattttataatatttacccaatcatataaaaaacataatttataaatcatttcCAGACATAAGATTTATCCCCCATCCATctagatatatacacacaaatatatatatatatgcatatgtatatttaaaaaaaacataaatgtgtAAGTGCACAAAATGAACTAGGTGGACAGAAGAAAAGTTATCATTGGACCTGTACTACAACCACAAAAATCAGTGAATATGACcctgaaaggaaaaaggaggcagGAAGCATATACTCGGAATAAATATATGAACTCTTAAGCAATTTATGGGTATCAAATGAGAGatgtttaacttggagaagatATAGTGGTGCCAAGGACATGATCActatcttcaagtatctgaagaacTGTCGTGTGgaagggaaatgattttttttcccccaagggaACAAAACTAGGGTCAGTGTCTAAAAGTTGTAGGGAGGGAgatttatatttaataagaaaaatcttCCTAAAGAGTAGAGCTATTCAAAAACGGAACAAGAGGTAGTGAGTTCTCCATCCCTAGAATCTTAATCAGAAgctggatagatggatggactcAGGGATGttgtagagggagagagggaatgcCTGCTTTGGTGTGGGGTGGACTAGATTCCCTCtggaggttccttccagctttgagaTCCTATGAATGGTGGGCAAACCAGCAGCACAACTGGAGTACCACCTTTTCTTAGCACCATCTCAGGCCCAGAAATGCATAGCCCCActtttgagttttcattttcagaagatgatattaaatttattttattgtatatgaTGAGTTATAAAGTGTCTAACGCTTAAGTCAATTAATCCGAATTTCCTGACTTTGGGtgaaaaatactgaaaagatGACGGAGTGCAGAGTTTGCCAATTCTTACAAACTTGACAGAGGGGCTATATGCAGCAGGGCAGCTTTAAATCTCCTATGTGTCTGGGCCATTTATTTACATGACTGGGCAGCCATTTGCACCCACTGACCCTTGTATGATGCCAGTGCGTGTCAAGTCAACTGGACGACGGTTTGCCACAAGATTCCTTATACAGCCATAGTAACCAGGTAGAGATGATGGTGAAACCGTGCTCTTCGAAGTCTCTGTGGGATGGAGGACGGTGGACATGGAGACAAGGAAACCAACAGTTAAACTTGGAAGTAAATTAAGCAGCACTATCTGTGTGCTACCTACCCTCCCAATTTCACCCAATCCAAGTTCCATTAAGGCAAGGGTTCTTATCCTGGGTTTGGGGCTTTTTATCTGTGATATTTTAGATaactttcaatataattgctCTCCTTTGGAATCCTatataatgcatttaaaaacattctgagaagggatccacatGTGTCATCAGACTGCTAGTAGGTCTTTCACACTAAGTCTTTCAGCTGCTGATGAAGGTGTGCTTTTCTGCACAATGACTATGATGATAGAAGAGGTATTTTCACTAGGAAAGTGTTCACTTTCTCAATGTAGAAAAGAAATTTAGGAGAACTTTGCTATATACggttttaaaagatcattttacaCCCCCTCTTGTCTACATTACTCCACTTGTCAAGCTGACTGGTTCAGAACTGACACTCCAAACACTTCCCTGTATCAAAACTCAGCAGTAACAGAAAACTGAAGAATGATGGCAACCTTGATGGCATCCTTTGTATTCTCATGGCTGACATTTCAAGAGTGCTTTAAGTTAAGCAAAACACAGCCCATGACACCTCTTGATAGAAGTActgatatccccattttacatccAGCTAAGCAAGGCCACGTTTGATCCTTGCCATACTCACGTTTGGTAGTGCTGTTGTTAATCCTGTTTTACCAGTGTGGAAGCTGaggctgagagattaaatgacttgcccacagtttGAACTCAAAGGCGTCTTTCTGACTAATAAGTTCAGGGGTCTCTCTACTATAGTCCACTCAGTCTATGAACAAGATAATCTTGTTCTCCTTTTAGACACTAAGTCCTCTTAGAACAAGGACTGTCTTGTCCATCTTCGTATCCTATTTCTAGGCTCTATAGACAGTAGgttacttaatacatatttattgctTCTTCAGACTTCAGAGAGTGACGAGGCTCAAGTAAGAGAATAGAGGGATATGTAcacctttttttttggctgaggcaattggggttaagtgacttgtccagggtcacacagccagaaagttaagtgtctgagatcaaatttgcactcaggtcctcctgacttcagggctggtgctctatccaccgcaccacatagctgcccccgATGTGTATACCTTTTAAAAATGGTGTACAGAAATAAGAGCTGATAGGTCTCCTACTGTACTGCTTACATGGAGTAGAGTTGGCTAgctagacttggattcagaagacctggcttcagTTCCTGGCTCAAAAATGTGAACAAGTCCtgctctctctcatctcttcccttctctgcaaaatggggatcatTTTGTACGCCTCGTACATAGACTGGTTAGAAGAAAGTGTCCTGCAGACTGTGTGTGTAGATTATCGGGCTCAGTGAATCGTAAGCAGTCTCGGGCAGGGCTTCTAGGCTGGAACAGCTAAGTTGGTAGGGACTTTGCCCCTTACTATGTTAGTCTCAGGTGGTGACTTTTCTTGACTTCAATAACCCGATCCTGGTACTCAGTCACAGAAGTGGCCCAGTCTGCCTAGGTGGAGGGAGGAGCACTTAGCCTATAAATCAGATTTTCACTGCCCTATGGGCTCTTAGGAGTCTGCTGTCCTAGACCTCTTTTGAGCCCTGCTGGGTAGAGCAGCTGGCTAGAGGAGGGTTTTATCACCTCATTCTGAGACCTGGCCTAGTGCCTACCTCATGagtgctgtgaggatcaaatgagatatggtATATGAAGTGCTTTCcgaacttaaagtgctatataaatgccggCTATTCTTGTGCTCATCAGACAGGATCAGCATTTTAGGACCGGCTCAGTTTTACATTGAGAGAAAACAGGCTTAGGATGTTGACTCGACTAGTCCAAGGGCACAGGTCTAGAATCCTGATCCTCTGCCCCCCCAGATTTGTGCTCTTGGCATGTATCCCAGAAGAAACACTAGAGTAAACAAAGAAGATGGTCTTCCCTGATCCCCTTCTGGAAGGGGGTTCTCCCAAATAGCTACA
Proteins encoded:
- the ADRM1 gene encoding proteasomal ubiquitin receptor ADRM1 isoform X1, with product MTSGALFPSLVPGSRGSSSKYLVEFRAGKMSLKGTTVTPDKRKGLVYIQQTDDSLIHFCWKDRTSGNVEDDLIIFPDDCEFKRVPQCTTGRVYVLKFKAGSKRLFFWMQEPKTEKDEEHCRKVNEYLNNPPMPGALGASGSGGHELSALGGEGGLQSLLGNMSHNQLMQLIGPTGLGGLGGLGALTGPGLASLLGSGGPPTSSSSSSSRSQSASVTPSSTSSSARATPAPSAQAIASATSPSPAPSSGNGTSTATSPTQPIQLSDLQNILATMNVPSGAGGGQQVDLASVLTPEIMAPILANAEVQERLLPYLPSGESLPQTAEEIQNTLTSPQFQQALSMFSAALASGQLGPLMSQFGLPTEAVDAANKGDVEAFAKAMQNNAKSDQKEGDAKDKKDEEEDMSLD
- the ADRM1 gene encoding proteasomal ubiquitin receptor ADRM1 isoform X2; its protein translation is MTSGALFPSLVPGSRGSSSKYLVEFRAGKMSLKGTTVTPDKRKGLVYIQQTDDSLIHFCWKDRTSGNVEDDLIIFPDDCEFKRVPQCTTGRVYVLKFKAGSKRLFFWMQEPKTEKDEEHCRKVNEYLNNPPMPGALGASGSGGHELSALGGEGGLQSLLGNMSHNQLMQLIGPTGLGGLGGLGALTGPGLASLLGSGGPPTSSSSSSSRSQSASVTPSSTSSSARATPAPSAQAIASATSPSPAPSSVDLASVLTPEIMAPILANAEVQERLLPYLPSGESLPQTAEEIQNTLTSPQFQQALSMFSAALASGQLGPLMSQFGLPTEAVDAANKGDVEAFAKAMQNNAKSDQKEGDAKDKKDEEEDMSLD